The following proteins are co-located in the Acidicapsa acidisoli genome:
- a CDS encoding PP2C family protein-serine/threonine phosphatase, with product MPRGLRIVVPILLGLYLSSACVSQPGTAEAAPAAKQAQTNNSSILSLGPGYIALNGPWRFATGDSPHAAQAATPLWAQPGFDDQRWETVDLTPQPGSSDPFNGDPAFVPGWTTSTHPGYIGWAWYRLKVPLAVLPGQELALLGPLRMTDAYQMYVNSKLVGSFGDFLADSGTPVAYFTHPVEFPLKDAATQSATPVMQTIAIRVWMGPVGFLHSPYAGGLNFAPLLGEAQAIHAQYELQWQVKLRELTYPPIEAVLLLVLALVLASLTFFDRSDPVYLWAAAVLVIAACADIALVLAALTFVLSSRAYFTIWEVFIIPLYLAGWVMVWWRWFHLRRPTWVPAAIAALTVAYMTSEALRENFLFYGHVPATLGFVFRFTPVLVRLIFLIFTMLIVTSGIRKQGREGWLVLTVIVPLALALFTSELIVLHLPVLWHPFGYDIFVGQIADLLLVMALTVLLLRRLLISVHRQRLLAQELMHAQQMQRAQIPETPPLIAGYAVTSSYRPAQEVGGDFFQIMQLDDGQTLIVLGDVSGKGLKAAMAVSMIVGAIRMAAETTTQPAEILAALNRRLLGRLQGAFATCLALRLNADGGCTMASAGHPRPYRNGSELELPGAFPLGLIAAVDYDESNLVLRPGDQLSLYTDGLLEARNGGGELYGFERLKALFAARPTAETAAQAAVAFGQDDDITVLTLTRIEAGERMAAGRLDAAFSPV from the coding sequence GTGCCACGAGGGCTGCGCATCGTCGTCCCCATATTGCTGGGGTTGTATCTTTCTTCCGCCTGCGTGAGCCAACCGGGCACTGCTGAGGCCGCGCCTGCGGCAAAACAGGCACAGACTAATAACTCTTCGATTCTCTCGCTGGGGCCGGGATACATTGCGCTGAATGGCCCGTGGCGCTTTGCGACTGGCGATTCGCCACATGCGGCGCAGGCTGCAACGCCGCTCTGGGCTCAGCCGGGCTTTGACGACCAGCGTTGGGAGACAGTCGACCTGACTCCGCAGCCGGGCAGCTCAGACCCATTCAACGGCGATCCGGCCTTTGTTCCGGGATGGACGACTTCGACGCATCCCGGGTACATAGGCTGGGCCTGGTATAGGCTCAAGGTGCCGCTGGCAGTGCTGCCAGGACAGGAACTCGCTCTGTTGGGCCCGCTGCGTATGACCGACGCATACCAGATGTATGTGAATAGCAAGCTGGTGGGCAGTTTCGGCGACTTTCTGGCGGACAGCGGAACGCCGGTGGCCTACTTTACCCATCCGGTGGAGTTTCCGCTGAAGGATGCTGCGACGCAGAGCGCAACTCCGGTGATGCAGACGATCGCCATCCGTGTATGGATGGGGCCAGTTGGATTTCTGCACTCGCCCTATGCAGGAGGGTTGAACTTTGCTCCCCTGCTGGGCGAGGCGCAAGCCATTCATGCACAGTACGAGTTGCAGTGGCAGGTCAAGCTGCGGGAACTGACCTATCCGCCGATTGAAGCTGTGTTACTGCTGGTATTGGCGCTGGTGCTGGCGAGCCTGACCTTCTTTGACCGTTCGGACCCGGTGTATTTGTGGGCTGCGGCAGTGCTGGTAATTGCGGCGTGCGCAGATATTGCGCTGGTGCTGGCGGCTCTGACCTTTGTTCTCAGCAGCCGGGCATACTTCACCATCTGGGAGGTCTTCATCATTCCGCTCTACCTCGCAGGATGGGTGATGGTCTGGTGGAGATGGTTCCACCTGCGGCGGCCGACCTGGGTTCCTGCGGCGATTGCGGCTCTGACCGTTGCTTATATGACCTCCGAAGCGCTGCGCGAGAATTTCCTTTTCTATGGGCATGTGCCGGCGACTCTTGGTTTTGTCTTTCGCTTCACCCCGGTGCTGGTGCGGCTGATCTTTCTGATCTTCACTATGCTGATCGTGACATCGGGAATTCGCAAGCAGGGGCGGGAAGGCTGGCTGGTGCTCACGGTCATCGTGCCGCTGGCGCTAGCGCTGTTTACGTCGGAGCTGATCGTGCTGCATCTGCCGGTGCTCTGGCATCCTTTCGGCTACGACATTTTTGTGGGGCAGATTGCCGATCTGCTGCTGGTAATGGCTCTGACAGTGCTGCTGCTGCGCAGACTGCTGATTTCGGTTCATCGCCAGCGGCTGCTGGCCCAGGAACTTATGCACGCCCAACAGATGCAGCGGGCGCAGATTCCTGAGACGCCTCCGCTGATTGCCGGTTATGCCGTAACCAGTTCCTATCGGCCTGCGCAGGAAGTAGGCGGAGACTTCTTCCAGATCATGCAGTTGGATGATGGCCAGACGCTGATCGTGCTGGGGGACGTGAGCGGCAAGGGATTGAAGGCTGCAATGGCGGTCTCCATGATCGTAGGTGCGATCCGGATGGCGGCAGAGACGACGACGCAACCTGCGGAGATACTGGCCGCGCTGAATCGCAGGCTCCTCGGCCGGCTGCAAGGGGCGTTTGCAACCTGCCTTGCGCTACGCCTCAACGCCGATGGCGGTTGCACGATGGCGAGTGCGGGCCATCCCCGGCCCTATCGCAACGGAAGCGAATTGGAGCTGCCCGGCGCATTTCCGCTGGGGCTTATCGCGGCTGTCGACTACGACGAGAGCAACTTAGTGCTTCGTCCGGGGGATCAGCTCAGCCTATACACCGACGGGCTGCTGGAGGCGCGCAATGGTGGCGGTGAGTTGTATGGCTTTGAGCGGCTCAAGGCGCTCTTTGCGGCGCGCCCAACCGCTGAAACAGCCGCACAGGCTGCCGTGGCATTCGGTCAGGACGACGATATCACAGTGCTGACCCTTACTCGCATCGAAGCAGGCGAGAGGATGGCCGCAGGCAGGCTTGACGCTGCATTCTCCCCAGTCTGA
- a CDS encoding bifunctional 5,10-methylenetetrahydrofolate dehydrogenase/5,10-methenyltetrahydrofolate cyclohydrolase, giving the protein MARVLDGAAIAAEIKSEVAQEVKLLAEQGIRPGLAAVLVGHVPASEIYVRSKVKTCGELGLFSEMITPPETVTTEEMLALVADLNAREEIDGILIQLPLPPQVNAKLLLDSVVPEKDVDGFHPVNAGRLQAGRPALAPCTPAGVVQILKRSGIPISGQHAVVVGRSDIVGKPASMLLLHENATVTICHSKTRDLGAITRQADILVAAIGRAGFVTPEMVKPGATVIDVGINRITDLAEFEKFFAGDGKRAEIFSKRGSTIVGDVHPKAFEIAGAYTPVPGGVGPLTIAMLMSNTVRAARMRRGL; this is encoded by the coding sequence ATGGCGAGAGTTTTGGACGGTGCGGCGATTGCCGCGGAGATCAAAAGCGAAGTGGCGCAAGAGGTAAAACTGCTCGCCGAGCAGGGCATTCGGCCCGGTCTGGCGGCAGTTTTGGTTGGGCATGTTCCGGCTTCGGAGATCTATGTGCGCAGCAAGGTCAAGACCTGCGGCGAACTCGGTTTGTTCAGCGAGATGATCACGCCGCCCGAGACGGTCACGACCGAAGAAATGCTGGCGCTCGTGGCGGACTTGAACGCCCGCGAAGAAATCGACGGCATCCTGATTCAGCTTCCGCTGCCACCACAGGTCAACGCCAAGCTGTTGCTGGATTCGGTGGTTCCGGAAAAGGATGTGGACGGTTTTCATCCCGTGAACGCGGGACGGTTGCAAGCCGGTCGCCCTGCGCTCGCGCCATGCACACCGGCGGGCGTGGTTCAGATTTTGAAGCGTAGCGGCATCCCGATTTCAGGGCAACACGCGGTGGTGGTCGGGCGAAGCGATATCGTGGGCAAGCCGGCGTCGATGCTGCTGCTACATGAAAACGCCACCGTAACCATCTGCCACTCGAAGACACGCGATCTGGGCGCAATTACCCGTCAGGCCGATATTCTGGTCGCCGCCATCGGCCGGGCAGGCTTCGTTACACCGGAGATGGTGAAGCCCGGAGCTACCGTGATCGACGTCGGAATCAACCGCATCACCGATCTGGCGGAGTTCGAGAAATTTTTCGCTGGGGACGGCAAGCGGGCGGAGATCTTCTCGAAGCGCGGCTCGACAATTGTAGGCGACGTGCATCCGAAGGCCTTTGAAATCGCCGGAGCGTATACGCCGGTGCCGGGCGGCGTAGGTCCGCTGACGATTGCGATGTTGATGTCCAACACCGTGCGTGCGGCCCGTATGCGCAGGGGGCTGTAA
- a CDS encoding PP2C family protein-serine/threonine phosphatase: MFLRPSRPFRRQGLALLILASILAAAATSNAQSSGGSSTRPAIPDGRELDIKDIGVGAVPIDGNWQFRTGDDPAWAAPGLDDSGWESIRTEKPWGVQGYPAYSGFAWYRRHLHIALNPPPEPGAKPDLLLLMPPVNDAYQVYWNGALIGHIGELPPHASWPVTADRHIFGFPAAGSGVLVIRVWKSPPGSSDSGRLGGPRDPLYIGRHDAIAGIMVGWDYDWLRSNLYTIGLNCLYGGVACLAFLLWLRRRNESLMLWFALFAGLPVVWGILFSLRLPFDSTIASAILQPIYALRNVALWFVLIELLQLKSNRALLRWAQFLAAISLTTGSIDGLLGLAYFVVGWTTHSWIQWTDAIVTAIGTTIEVFPLVIIALGIRRRLDAARWAVASTAFLSHMIMVVTSASKQGERFTHWTLSNLLSTPLFFIQGMYFNAEILADTALFVSILFAVYRYGKEQTTRRSALELEIQQARQIQQLLIPEAIPPVQGYALTSAYQPAREVGGDFFQVIALEDGSTLIALGDVSGKGLHAAMSVSMILGVLRTLADSSLSPAAILTGMNRSLYGRMGDGFATAVFLRITASGRLTLASAGHLPPFLNHRELDLPGSLPLGLTPASSYEETSIEFRPGDQLSLYTDGLLEARNPSGELYGFERLNALFASRPTAEDAAQAAVAFGQDDDITVLTLTRLAATA; encoded by the coding sequence ATGTTCTTGCGCCCGTCGCGCCCATTCCGCCGGCAGGGACTGGCCCTGCTTATTCTCGCTTCGATCCTGGCGGCAGCGGCGACATCGAACGCTCAGTCGTCGGGAGGTTCATCCACGCGTCCCGCAATCCCTGACGGCAGGGAGCTCGACATCAAGGACATAGGCGTCGGCGCAGTCCCTATCGACGGGAACTGGCAATTCCGAACCGGCGACGATCCAGCCTGGGCCGCACCCGGATTGGATGATTCCGGCTGGGAGTCGATTCGCACCGAAAAGCCATGGGGGGTGCAGGGCTATCCCGCATACTCGGGATTCGCCTGGTATCGCCGCCATTTGCACATCGCCCTGAATCCCCCACCGGAGCCCGGGGCGAAGCCGGATCTTCTGCTGCTCATGCCGCCGGTGAATGACGCATACCAAGTCTACTGGAATGGCGCTCTCATTGGTCATATCGGCGAGTTGCCACCGCATGCGTCCTGGCCTGTTACAGCCGATCGGCATATTTTCGGCTTTCCAGCAGCGGGATCAGGAGTCCTGGTGATTCGCGTTTGGAAATCGCCTCCCGGTTCTAGCGACTCCGGCCGACTTGGCGGCCCGCGCGACCCCTTGTATATTGGCCGCCATGATGCCATCGCCGGCATCATGGTGGGTTGGGATTACGACTGGCTGCGCAGCAATCTCTATACCATTGGCCTCAATTGCCTCTACGGCGGCGTCGCCTGCCTGGCATTCCTCCTGTGGCTGCGCAGGCGCAACGAAAGTCTAATGCTTTGGTTCGCACTTTTCGCAGGCCTGCCGGTCGTGTGGGGAATTCTCTTTAGTCTCCGTCTTCCCTTCGATTCCACCATTGCGAGCGCAATCCTCCAACCGATCTACGCGCTGCGGAATGTTGCACTCTGGTTCGTGCTCATCGAGCTGTTGCAACTCAAGAGCAATCGAGCTCTTCTTCGATGGGCGCAGTTTCTCGCCGCAATATCGTTAACTACCGGTTCCATCGACGGACTTCTTGGCCTGGCTTACTTTGTGGTGGGATGGACGACCCATTCCTGGATACAGTGGACGGACGCCATCGTGACCGCCATTGGAACAACGATTGAAGTCTTCCCGCTGGTCATCATTGCGCTCGGCATCCGCCGACGGCTCGACGCGGCACGATGGGCCGTCGCTTCCACGGCCTTTCTGTCGCACATGATCATGGTCGTTACGTCGGCCAGCAAGCAAGGCGAACGCTTCACGCATTGGACCCTCTCAAACTTGTTGAGCACGCCGCTTTTTTTCATTCAGGGAATGTACTTCAATGCCGAGATCCTCGCTGACACCGCCTTATTCGTCTCTATTCTCTTCGCCGTCTATCGCTATGGCAAAGAGCAGACTACACGCCGGAGCGCGTTGGAGCTTGAGATCCAGCAGGCGCGTCAGATCCAGCAACTGCTCATCCCCGAGGCCATTCCGCCAGTTCAGGGCTATGCTCTTACCAGCGCCTACCAACCGGCACGGGAAGTAGGCGGAGATTTTTTCCAGGTCATCGCGCTGGAGGATGGCTCCACTCTGATCGCCCTCGGGGATGTCAGCGGCAAGGGACTCCACGCCGCTATGAGCGTCTCGATGATCCTCGGCGTCCTGCGCACTCTCGCGGATTCTTCTCTCAGCCCTGCCGCAATCCTGACCGGCATGAATCGCAGTCTCTATGGCCGCATGGGAGACGGTTTCGCCACTGCGGTTTTTCTGCGCATCACTGCCTCGGGCAGACTGACACTGGCCAGCGCCGGTCACCTTCCGCCCTTTCTCAATCATCGGGAACTGGACTTGCCCGGTTCGTTGCCTCTGGGCCTTACGCCAGCGAGCAGCTACGAGGAAACATCGATCGAATTCCGCCCAGGCGACCAGCTGAGTCTCTATACCGACGGCCTGCTGGAGGCGCGCAATCCCTCCGGCGAACTCTATGGATTCGAACGCCTCAACGCTCTTTTCGCCAGCCGGCCTACTGCCGAGGACGCGGCGCAGGCGGCCGTTGCCTTTGGCCAGGACGACGATATTACCGTGCTCACGCTGACACGGCTGGCTGCAACGGCCTGA
- a CDS encoding PP2C family protein-serine/threonine phosphatase has translation MLQALLRSFCCTFFLILIAWFAPFSSAQQLSGGGKLESSTLVLQNLTDGAIPLDGPWQFHLGDNPAWAAPSYDDSHWEQLSADKPWGEQNHPSYTGYAWYRRRIAVTSSGPSSDLALMVRRIDDAYEIYWNGQLIGRHGAFPPHAVWYAQSQPPQTFGWPSPQQGVMAIRVWKAPLLSEDSGLSGGFTAAPLAGTPAAIVAAKSRLDYEWLRSRQFVFGQDLIYALVALISLLVWLRYRSQWTLLWMATFALASISRQLVFMMSLSWPMAIVDGIAAPISSVRDISLWFLLLALLQLRDKQSIRTLTLVFSFISLVATITDGLISIFWWTSDKLVETQIADAVTTAFYIFTAALPLLLVPFAFSRKRRLDAGSRLVAILAFLSGMIQVVSNIAAQGSRFTHWTLADRIAVPLFVLEGNSISIVPLAGMLLLISIVFGVYRNSLEARRRQIALEQEFRDAQELQRALIPETLRTLAGYALTSSYLPAAEVGGDFFQLIPAASGDSGTTLVAVGDVSGKGLKAAMSVALIVGTLRTLAETTSSPAEILAGINRRICGRLQDGFVTCLILRLGPEGACVLANAGHPPPFLNDREMDVPGALPLGVMPDLNYQEFRTSLRPHDHMTLYTDGLLEARNITGELYGFERIYNLFAKRPSAAEAAQVAVDFGQDDDITILTLTRME, from the coding sequence ATGCTTCAAGCTCTGTTACGCAGCTTTTGTTGCACTTTTTTCCTGATACTGATTGCCTGGTTTGCACCATTCTCTTCGGCGCAACAGCTCTCCGGTGGAGGCAAGCTGGAGTCTTCCACGCTTGTTCTCCAAAATCTCACCGACGGAGCCATACCGCTTGACGGCCCATGGCAGTTCCACCTCGGCGACAACCCCGCATGGGCCGCGCCGTCTTATGACGACTCCCACTGGGAGCAGCTAAGCGCAGACAAGCCCTGGGGCGAGCAGAATCACCCAAGCTACACGGGCTACGCCTGGTACCGGCGCCGCATCGCCGTTACTTCTTCCGGACCATCGTCCGACTTGGCGCTCATGGTTCGCCGGATCGACGACGCGTACGAGATTTACTGGAACGGACAATTGATTGGCCGTCATGGAGCGTTTCCGCCGCACGCCGTCTGGTATGCGCAGTCTCAACCGCCCCAGACCTTCGGCTGGCCATCGCCTCAGCAAGGCGTGATGGCCATTCGCGTATGGAAAGCGCCGCTCCTGTCCGAGGATTCCGGTCTCAGCGGCGGCTTTACTGCCGCGCCCCTGGCAGGCACCCCGGCGGCTATCGTCGCCGCGAAGAGCAGGCTGGACTACGAGTGGCTGCGGAGCCGCCAATTCGTCTTCGGCCAAGATCTGATTTACGCCCTCGTCGCACTCATCAGCCTGCTGGTATGGCTTCGCTATCGAAGCCAATGGACGCTCTTGTGGATGGCAACCTTCGCTTTGGCGTCCATCTCCAGGCAACTTGTGTTCATGATGTCTCTATCCTGGCCAATGGCCATCGTGGATGGTATCGCTGCGCCGATTTCCTCGGTTCGCGACATTTCTTTATGGTTCCTGCTGCTGGCTCTTCTGCAACTCCGCGACAAGCAATCCATCCGGACGCTTACTTTGGTCTTTTCTTTCATCAGCCTTGTCGCGACTATCACAGACGGCCTGATCTCCATCTTCTGGTGGACCTCCGATAAGCTGGTCGAAACTCAGATTGCGGATGCAGTGACAACCGCCTTCTATATCTTCACCGCAGCGCTTCCGCTGCTGCTGGTTCCCTTCGCTTTCTCGCGAAAGAGACGGCTTGACGCAGGGTCCAGACTGGTCGCCATTCTGGCCTTTCTGTCCGGAATGATTCAGGTGGTCTCCAACATCGCAGCACAGGGCAGCCGGTTCACCCACTGGACGCTGGCGGACAGAATCGCCGTCCCGCTCTTCGTTCTGGAAGGGAATTCCATCAGCATCGTGCCGCTGGCCGGGATGCTCCTGCTGATCTCTATCGTCTTCGGCGTCTACCGGAATTCCCTCGAAGCCCGCCGCCGGCAGATCGCCCTCGAGCAGGAGTTCCGTGATGCCCAGGAACTGCAACGGGCTCTCATCCCAGAGACGCTGCGAACCCTGGCCGGCTATGCACTCACCAGTTCCTACCTGCCTGCCGCAGAGGTTGGGGGCGATTTCTTCCAGCTTATTCCCGCTGCAAGTGGCGACTCCGGCACGACGCTGGTTGCTGTCGGAGATGTCAGCGGTAAGGGATTGAAAGCTGCCATGAGCGTGGCTCTCATCGTAGGCACCCTGCGCACGCTGGCCGAAACGACCTCCAGTCCGGCCGAGATTCTTGCGGGCATCAATCGGCGTATTTGCGGCCGCTTGCAGGATGGCTTTGTCACATGCCTTATCCTGCGCCTGGGCCCCGAGGGCGCATGCGTTCTGGCCAATGCCGGCCATCCTCCTCCATTTCTGAATGATCGCGAGATGGATGTGCCCGGCGCACTTCCGCTTGGCGTCATGCCCGACCTTAACTACCAGGAATTCCGAACCAGCCTGCGTCCGCACGATCACATGACGCTATACACCGACGGCCTGCTGGAAGCCCGCAACATCACTGGCGAGCTATACGGCTTTGAGCGTATATACAACCTCTTTGCCAAACGGCCCAGCGCCGCCGAAGCAGCTCAGGTTGCGGTAGATTTCGGTCAGGATGACGACATTACTATCCTCACCCTGACCCGTATGGAATAA
- the coaE gene encoding dephospho-CoA kinase (Dephospho-CoA kinase (CoaE) performs the final step in coenzyme A biosynthesis.) has translation MLRVGLTGGLGSGKSTVSGHLRELGAEVIEADELARALMEPGHPVYDEIVEVFGPGVVAPDSKLDRARLAELAFRGGRLNELNAIVHPAVIAVQGDWMREVFLRDPRAIAVVESALIYEVERDARLRGESEGVLSYWRRRFDRIIAVTAPDELKIARYVARLSPSGWDDRIAADARSRLAKQLSDAVKVSRADFVLENAGDLTELRAQVEAVWRQLVELGNKSLQTGPYNRQTN, from the coding sequence ATGCTGCGTGTAGGACTTACGGGTGGATTAGGCAGCGGCAAAAGCACCGTATCGGGCCATCTGCGCGAACTTGGCGCGGAGGTGATCGAGGCGGATGAGCTCGCCCGAGCACTCATGGAACCGGGCCATCCCGTGTATGACGAGATCGTTGAAGTCTTCGGGCCCGGCGTCGTAGCCCCGGATAGCAAGCTGGACCGGGCGCGGCTGGCGGAATTAGCGTTTCGCGGCGGCAGGCTCAATGAACTGAACGCAATCGTCCATCCAGCGGTGATTGCCGTGCAGGGAGACTGGATGCGGGAAGTCTTCCTGCGCGATCCCAGGGCGATCGCAGTCGTCGAGTCGGCACTGATCTACGAAGTGGAGCGGGACGCACGGCTGCGCGGCGAGTCCGAGGGGGTTTTGTCGTACTGGCGTCGCCGGTTTGACCGGATTATCGCCGTGACCGCTCCGGATGAGCTGAAAATCGCCCGGTACGTCGCCCGATTGTCGCCGTCCGGCTGGGACGATCGCATCGCAGCCGATGCCCGGTCGCGGCTGGCAAAGCAGTTGAGCGATGCTGTAAAGGTCTCGCGGGCAGATTTTGTCCTCGAAAATGCCGGCGATCTGACCGAACTGCGCGCCCAGGTGGAGGCAGTATGGCGGCAGTTGGTGGAACTGGGTAACAAGTCTCTGCAAACAGGTCCTTACAATAGACAAACGAATTAA